A window from Urocitellus parryii isolate mUroPar1 chromosome 1, mUroPar1.hap1, whole genome shotgun sequence encodes these proteins:
- the Arl5a gene encoding ADP-ribosylation factor-like protein 5A isoform X3, with amino-acid sequence MNEVVHTSPTIGSNVEEIVINNTRFLMWDIGGQESLRSSWNTYYTNTEFVIVVVDSTDRERISVTREELYKMLAHEDLRKAGLLIFANKQDVKECMSVAEISQFLKLTSIKDHQWHIQACCALTGEGLCQGLEWMMSRLKIR; translated from the exons aTGAATGAAGTTGTACATACATCCCCTACAATAGGAAGTAATGTAGAAGAGATAGTGATTAATAATACACGTTTCCTAATGTGGGATATTGGTGGCCAAGAGTCTCTTCGTTCTTCCTGGAATACTTATTATACTAACACGGAG TTTGTAATAGTAGTTGTGGACAGTACAGACAGAGAGAGGATTTCTGTAACTAGAGAAGAACTCTACAAAATGTTAGCACATGAG gACCTAAGAAAAGCTGGATTACTGATTTTTGCTAATAAACAAGACGTTAAAGAATGCATGAGTGTAGCAGAAATCTCCCAGTTTTTGAAGCTAACTTCTATTAAAGATCATCAGTGGCATATCCAGGCATGCTGTGCTCTTACTGGCGAGGG ATTATGCCAAGGACTTGAATGGATGATGTCACGACTTAAGATTAGATGA
- the Arl5a gene encoding ADP-ribosylation factor-like protein 5A isoform X1: protein MGILFTRIWRLFNHQEHKVIIVGLDNAGKTTILYQFSMNEVVHTSPTIGSNVEEIVINNTRFLMWDIGGQESLRSSWNTYYTNTEFVIVVVDSTDRERISVTREELYKMLAHEDLRKAGLLIFANKQDVKECMSVAEISQFLKLTSIKDHQWHIQACCALTGEGLCQGLEWMMSRLKIR from the exons agCACAAAGTTATCATTGTTGGATTGGATAATGCAGGAAAAACTACCATCCTTTACCAATT ttctaTGAATGAAGTTGTACATACATCCCCTACAATAGGAAGTAATGTAGAAGAGATAGTGATTAATAATACACGTTTCCTAATGTGGGATATTGGTGGCCAAGAGTCTCTTCGTTCTTCCTGGAATACTTATTATACTAACACGGAG TTTGTAATAGTAGTTGTGGACAGTACAGACAGAGAGAGGATTTCTGTAACTAGAGAAGAACTCTACAAAATGTTAGCACATGAG gACCTAAGAAAAGCTGGATTACTGATTTTTGCTAATAAACAAGACGTTAAAGAATGCATGAGTGTAGCAGAAATCTCCCAGTTTTTGAAGCTAACTTCTATTAAAGATCATCAGTGGCATATCCAGGCATGCTGTGCTCTTACTGGCGAGGG ATTATGCCAAGGACTTGAATGGATGATGTCACGACTTAAGATTAGATGA
- the Arl5a gene encoding ADP-ribosylation factor-like protein 5A isoform X2 → MGPEHKVIIVGLDNAGKTTILYQFSMNEVVHTSPTIGSNVEEIVINNTRFLMWDIGGQESLRSSWNTYYTNTEFVIVVVDSTDRERISVTREELYKMLAHEDLRKAGLLIFANKQDVKECMSVAEISQFLKLTSIKDHQWHIQACCALTGEGLCQGLEWMMSRLKIR, encoded by the exons ATGGGGCCAG agCACAAAGTTATCATTGTTGGATTGGATAATGCAGGAAAAACTACCATCCTTTACCAATT ttctaTGAATGAAGTTGTACATACATCCCCTACAATAGGAAGTAATGTAGAAGAGATAGTGATTAATAATACACGTTTCCTAATGTGGGATATTGGTGGCCAAGAGTCTCTTCGTTCTTCCTGGAATACTTATTATACTAACACGGAG TTTGTAATAGTAGTTGTGGACAGTACAGACAGAGAGAGGATTTCTGTAACTAGAGAAGAACTCTACAAAATGTTAGCACATGAG gACCTAAGAAAAGCTGGATTACTGATTTTTGCTAATAAACAAGACGTTAAAGAATGCATGAGTGTAGCAGAAATCTCCCAGTTTTTGAAGCTAACTTCTATTAAAGATCATCAGTGGCATATCCAGGCATGCTGTGCTCTTACTGGCGAGGG ATTATGCCAAGGACTTGAATGGATGATGTCACGACTTAAGATTAGATGA